A part of Nocardioides sp. WS12 genomic DNA contains:
- a CDS encoding GAF domain-containing sensor histidine kinase produces MDLELPPEARALLDAVVAIGSDRDLRGVLTRIVVASCELTDAKYGVLGIVDDDGAFTELVPNPAVAEEFAHIKVLPTGSGLLGLVPRERRAIRIDDVTTHPDATGVYPDRHPKIDSFLGAPVLVDEKAFGHLYLGNKRGGAPFTARDQALVEALARAAGVMIDNARAYEQVEWRRRWLVGTRDVGSDLTGRARVQDALNELVTSLRELCDARVVAYVRRVDGLIEILQVAGDQAAAPEVIERLNTEIRAVVDTRMPTRIPESPGNATLIVPVHTRLAGGAGAIVVENAHETPSLRGVMLDLVGVTALQLGLILDRDQALRDRAQLLVAKDRDRIARDLHDLVIQRLFATGMQLQGARGLDPSELRGRVDGAITDLDIAIKELRAAIFELGAGPVKPLLEEVRSLLSEYAVVLGFQPVLRITGPVDRALVPEASTHVLTTLREALSNIARHADASSVVVEMTASSAWFRLGVADDGVGFDESVVTPGHGSSNLAARAAELGGHLTVTTAPGEGTTLEWVIPAVG; encoded by the coding sequence ATGGACCTCGAATTGCCGCCCGAAGCCAGGGCACTGCTCGACGCCGTGGTCGCGATCGGGTCGGACCGCGACCTGCGCGGTGTGCTGACGCGCATCGTCGTCGCGTCCTGTGAACTCACCGACGCGAAGTACGGCGTCCTCGGCATCGTCGACGACGACGGTGCCTTCACCGAACTGGTCCCGAACCCTGCGGTGGCCGAGGAGTTCGCGCACATCAAGGTGTTGCCGACCGGGTCGGGCCTGCTCGGCCTGGTGCCCCGCGAACGCCGGGCCATCCGCATCGACGACGTCACGACGCATCCGGATGCGACCGGGGTCTACCCCGACCGGCACCCGAAGATCGACAGCTTCCTCGGAGCGCCGGTGCTCGTGGACGAAAAGGCCTTCGGCCACCTCTACCTCGGCAACAAGCGGGGCGGCGCGCCGTTCACGGCCCGCGACCAGGCGCTGGTCGAGGCGCTGGCGCGCGCGGCTGGCGTGATGATCGACAACGCCCGGGCCTACGAACAGGTCGAGTGGCGTCGCCGCTGGCTGGTCGGCACCCGCGATGTCGGCAGCGACCTGACGGGGCGCGCCCGCGTGCAGGACGCGCTCAACGAACTCGTCACCTCGTTGCGTGAGCTCTGCGACGCACGGGTGGTTGCCTACGTGCGCCGTGTCGACGGACTGATCGAGATCCTCCAGGTCGCCGGTGACCAGGCGGCTGCCCCCGAGGTCATCGAGCGGTTGAACACCGAGATCCGCGCCGTCGTGGACACCCGCATGCCGACCCGGATCCCGGAATCGCCCGGCAACGCGACCCTCATCGTTCCTGTCCACACGCGCCTGGCCGGCGGCGCCGGGGCCATCGTCGTGGAGAACGCCCACGAGACGCCGTCCTTGCGCGGCGTCATGCTCGACCTCGTCGGCGTGACCGCCCTGCAGCTCGGCCTGATCCTCGATCGCGACCAGGCACTGCGCGATCGCGCGCAGCTGCTGGTCGCCAAGGACCGCGACCGAATCGCCCGCGACCTCCACGACCTCGTCATCCAGCGACTGTTCGCCACCGGCATGCAGCTCCAGGGTGCGCGCGGACTGGACCCCAGCGAGTTGCGCGGCCGCGTCGATGGAGCCATCACGGACCTCGACATCGCGATCAAGGAGCTGCGCGCGGCGATCTTCGAGCTCGGTGCCGGGCCGGTGAAGCCGCTGCTGGAAGAGGTCCGGTCACTCCTGAGCGAGTACGCCGTCGTGTTGGGCTTCCAGCCGGTGCTGCGGATCACCGGTCCCGTCGACCGGGCGCTCGTGCCGGAGGCCAGCACCCACGTGCTCACCACGCTTCGCGAGGCGCTCTCCAACATCGCTCGCCATGCCGACGCCTCGTCGGTGGTCGTCGAGATGACCGCGTCGTCGGCCTGGTTCCGGCTCGGTGTCGCGGACGACGGAGTTGGCTTCGACGAGTCCGTCGTGACCCCGGGCCACGGTTCGAGCAACCTCGCAGCGCGGGCCGCCGAACTCGGCGGTCACCTGACGGTGACGACGGCGCCCGGCGAAGGAACCACGCTGGAGTGGGTCATTCCGGCCGTGGGCTGA
- the flhA gene encoding flagellar biosynthesis protein FlhA — MKSLTKLGVPLGIVMIVVMLVVPLPAVLLDVLIALNITGALLVLMVAMFIHKPLEFAAFPSVILVMTLFRLALNVSATRLVLVDGYAGKVIDTFGHFVVGGSLIVGLIVFSILLVIQFLVITNGAGRVAEVGARFALDAMPGKQMAIDADLNSGLIDEDEARRRRAEVHAEADFHGAMDGASKFVKGDAIAAIIITLVNLLGGFAIGVAQNGMPFGEAIQTYSLLSIGDGLVSQVPALLLSVATGLIVTRSVADSDMGSDIVGQVFARKMPLRVAGFGALGMCLIPGLPKIPFLLVGGLFLLAASRVDEDAAETEAAASGTTTGELVEAPDSPEALAAEIRVDPLGLELSADLIDLVDARAGGDLLDRVKALRRKVAGELGIVIPPVRTRDNLELPPNTYAITLYGAEVARGEAPRGTVLAIGDHLSSLPGTPTQEPVFGLEAKWIPAELRHQAEIGGATVVDRASVVTTHLSEVVHQHASRLLGREDVRLLTDIVKRSHPVVIEELTPVQLPLGEVQRVLRALLDERIPIRDLVRIFEALSIRASASKDLDGLVEAARASLEPSLASSYVSDGVLHAISFDPMLEQQMLEGLRPTEQGAVIVLQPDVAQNVLLGLVQSAQNAENAGLRPALVCAPQLRAAVRRLVAPAVERLPVLAYSELGAARQVRSVAVVGSNGAVGAHAALTTAGA; from the coding sequence ATGAAGTCGCTGACGAAGCTCGGTGTCCCCCTCGGCATCGTGATGATCGTCGTGATGCTCGTGGTGCCGCTGCCGGCCGTGCTCCTCGACGTACTGATCGCCCTGAACATCACCGGTGCACTGCTGGTGCTGATGGTCGCGATGTTCATCCACAAGCCGCTGGAGTTCGCCGCTTTCCCGTCGGTGATCCTGGTGATGACCCTGTTCCGGCTGGCGCTCAACGTCAGCGCGACTCGGCTGGTGTTGGTCGACGGGTACGCCGGCAAGGTGATCGACACGTTCGGGCACTTCGTCGTCGGTGGCTCGCTGATCGTCGGACTGATCGTCTTCTCGATCCTGCTCGTCATCCAGTTCCTGGTGATCACCAACGGTGCCGGTCGCGTCGCTGAGGTAGGGGCGCGGTTCGCACTCGACGCCATGCCCGGCAAGCAGATGGCGATCGACGCCGACCTCAACTCCGGCCTCATCGACGAGGACGAGGCGCGCCGACGGCGGGCCGAGGTGCACGCCGAGGCCGACTTCCACGGTGCGATGGACGGCGCCTCGAAGTTCGTGAAGGGTGACGCGATCGCCGCGATCATCATCACCCTCGTCAACCTGCTCGGCGGTTTCGCGATCGGCGTCGCCCAGAACGGGATGCCGTTCGGCGAGGCCATCCAGACGTACTCGCTGCTCTCCATCGGCGACGGCCTGGTCTCCCAGGTCCCCGCCCTGTTGCTGTCGGTCGCGACCGGCCTCATCGTCACCCGCTCGGTTGCCGACTCCGACATGGGCTCGGACATCGTCGGCCAGGTGTTCGCGCGCAAGATGCCGTTGCGGGTGGCGGGTTTCGGAGCCCTCGGGATGTGCCTGATCCCCGGCCTCCCGAAGATCCCGTTCCTGCTCGTCGGCGGCCTCTTCCTCCTCGCCGCCAGCCGGGTCGACGAGGATGCCGCCGAGACGGAAGCCGCCGCCAGCGGTACGACGACCGGCGAACTCGTCGAAGCACCCGACTCCCCCGAGGCCCTGGCTGCCGAGATCCGCGTCGACCCACTCGGCCTCGAACTGTCCGCCGACCTGATCGATCTCGTCGATGCCCGCGCGGGCGGCGACCTGCTCGACCGGGTGAAGGCACTGCGCCGGAAGGTGGCCGGCGAGCTCGGCATCGTGATCCCGCCCGTGCGCACCCGCGACAACCTCGAACTGCCGCCGAACACCTACGCCATCACGCTGTACGGCGCCGAGGTGGCCCGCGGCGAAGCGCCTCGCGGCACGGTGCTGGCCATCGGCGATCACCTCAGTTCGCTGCCCGGAACGCCCACTCAGGAGCCGGTCTTCGGCCTCGAGGCCAAGTGGATCCCGGCCGAACTGCGCCACCAGGCGGAGATCGGCGGCGCCACCGTTGTGGACCGGGCATCGGTCGTCACGACCCACCTTTCTGAAGTCGTGCACCAGCACGCCAGCCGGTTGCTCGGCCGCGAGGACGTCCGCCTGCTCACCGACATCGTCAAGCGCTCGCACCCCGTCGTCATCGAGGAGCTCACCCCGGTGCAGCTGCCGCTGGGTGAGGTGCAGCGCGTCCTGCGGGCCCTGCTCGACGAGCGGATCCCGATCCGCGACCTGGTGCGGATCTTCGAGGCGCTGTCCATCCGCGCCTCGGCGTCCAAGGACCTCGACGGTCTCGTTGAAGCAGCCCGCGCCTCCCTCGAACCGTCGCTCGCGTCGTCGTACGTCTCCGACGGCGTGCTGCACGCCATCAGCTTCGACCCGATGCTCGAGCAGCAGATGCTCGAAGGCTTGCGGCCCACGGAGCAAGGAGCCGTCATCGTGCTCCAGCCCGATGTTGCCCAGAACGTCCTGCTCGGTCTGGTCCAGAGTGCGCAGAACGCCGAGAATGCGGGCCTTCGGCCGGCACTGGTCTGCGCACCCCAGCTCCGTGCCGCCGTACGACGACTGGTGGCGCCGGCCGTCGAACGACTCCCCGTGCTGGCCTACTCGGAGCTGGGCGCGGCCCGCCAGGTGCGTTCGGTCGCGGTCGTCGGCTCCAACGGCGCCGTCGGCGCCCACGCGGCCCTCACCACGGCAGGTGCCTGA
- the fliQ gene encoding flagellar biosynthesis protein FliQ, which produces MTDTAIIEIALKTMLVALKLSAPILATALVIGFVISLFQSMTQIQEFTLAFVPKLVGVGLALLFCGNWMLHTLIAFTQELFDLLPGLLV; this is translated from the coding sequence ATGACTGACACCGCGATCATCGAGATCGCCCTCAAGACGATGCTGGTGGCCCTCAAGCTGTCGGCCCCGATCCTCGCCACCGCGCTGGTGATCGGCTTCGTGATCTCGCTCTTCCAGTCGATGACGCAGATCCAGGAGTTCACGCTCGCCTTCGTGCCGAAGCTCGTCGGTGTCGGCCTCGCGCTGCTGTTCTGCGGCAACTGGATGCTGCACACGCTGATCGCCTTCACGCAGGAACTGTTCGACCTCCTTCCGGGCCTGCTCGTCTAG
- a CDS encoding alpha/beta fold hydrolase, translating into MLAYERFGSGEPLVLVHGIGHRRQAWYPIADRLAEQREVILLDLPGHGESPSLVKDGRPVQEILRDDLIELFDELDIHRPHIAGNSLGGRIALEAAADDLVSSATTLAPAGFWRNQVDFAYIRAVFTALTGAATLVQPVAPALMRTAPGRAAAMGLLMTHGGRLTPELAIGDLRGLVHARPALKTIIEGPSTFDRPIDPSIPVTVAWGTRDLVLLPYQAARARKALPNATHVTLPKCGHVPMIDDIDLVVDVLLEGSAHPRLGLATYDVA; encoded by the coding sequence ATGCTTGCCTACGAACGCTTCGGTTCGGGAGAGCCCCTCGTCCTGGTCCACGGGATCGGACATCGCAGGCAGGCCTGGTACCCGATCGCGGATCGGCTCGCGGAGCAGCGCGAGGTCATCCTGCTCGACCTGCCCGGTCACGGTGAGTCGCCGAGCCTGGTGAAGGACGGACGTCCGGTGCAGGAGATCCTGCGCGACGACCTCATCGAGTTGTTCGACGAGCTCGACATCCACCGGCCGCACATCGCCGGCAACTCGCTCGGTGGCCGGATCGCCCTCGAGGCTGCTGCAGACGACCTGGTCAGCAGTGCCACCACGCTGGCTCCGGCGGGCTTCTGGCGCAACCAGGTCGACTTCGCCTACATCCGCGCGGTCTTCACCGCCCTGACCGGCGCCGCGACCCTGGTCCAGCCGGTGGCCCCGGCCTTGATGCGGACGGCACCCGGTCGCGCCGCAGCCATGGGTCTGCTGATGACCCACGGTGGCCGGCTGACCCCCGAGCTCGCGATCGGCGACCTGCGCGGTCTGGTCCACGCTCGACCCGCACTGAAGACGATCATCGAAGGGCCCTCGACCTTCGACCGGCCGATCGATCCCTCGATCCCTGTCACCGTCGCCTGGGGCACGCGCGACCTGGTGCTGCTGCCCTACCAGGCGGCGCGGGCGCGCAAGGCGCTCCCGAACGCCACCCACGTCACGCTGCCCAAGTGCGGGCACGTCCCGATGATCGACGACATCGACCTGGTGGTCGACGTACTCCTCGAGGGTTCGGCGCACCCGCGCCTGGGCCTCGCGACGTACGACGTCGCCTGA
- a CDS encoding flagellar biosynthetic protein FliR yields the protein MILTVDGAQLTALLLASVRVATWLIVVPPFSTRGIPSMAKVILALGLSLSMAPTLATEALPSTTPGLLVATASQALIGLAMGYVTMLLFSAIGAAGALIDLFGGFALASAWDPLGMNMNTVFGRFHQMLATILLMASGGHLLVIGGLLSTFKYLPLTSMPDMSNWDAVLVTAFSMFFTVAVQMALPMIAVLFVADLALALLTKVAPQLNALNVMFPAKVGLTLLLLGLSFPMLPGAVDHLVELANEAMASMAGAG from the coding sequence GTGATCCTGACCGTCGACGGTGCCCAACTGACCGCGCTGCTGCTCGCTTCCGTGCGCGTGGCGACGTGGCTCATCGTCGTACCGCCGTTCTCGACGCGGGGCATTCCGTCGATGGCGAAGGTGATCCTGGCGCTCGGCCTGTCGCTGTCGATGGCGCCGACGCTGGCCACCGAAGCCCTCCCGAGTACGACGCCCGGACTCCTCGTCGCGACCGCGTCCCAGGCCCTGATCGGCCTGGCAATGGGCTACGTGACGATGCTGTTGTTCTCGGCGATCGGCGCAGCCGGTGCGCTGATCGACCTGTTCGGCGGATTCGCGCTGGCCTCGGCGTGGGACCCGCTGGGCATGAACATGAACACCGTCTTCGGGCGGTTCCACCAGATGCTCGCGACCATCCTGCTGATGGCGTCGGGCGGCCACCTGCTGGTGATCGGCGGGCTGCTCAGCACGTTCAAGTACCTGCCGCTCACCAGCATGCCGGACATGTCGAACTGGGACGCCGTGCTGGTGACGGCGTTCTCGATGTTCTTCACCGTGGCGGTACAGATGGCGCTCCCGATGATCGCGGTGCTGTTCGTCGCCGACCTCGCGCTCGCACTGCTCACCAAGGTCGCACCGCAGCTCAACGCCCTCAACGTGATGTTCCCGGCCAAGGTCGGACTCACCCTGCTGCTGCTCGGCCTGTCCTTCCCGATGCTGCCCGGCGCCGTCGACCACCTGGTCGAGCTGGCGAACGAGGCGATGGCCTCGATGGCGGGTGCCGGATGA
- the fliP gene encoding flagellar type III secretion system pore protein FliP (The bacterial flagellar biogenesis protein FliP forms a type III secretion system (T3SS)-type pore required for flagellar assembly.): MTALRRLIILVVGTIGLVLLAPMAAMAEPVGPDGPNGPAGGGSVQIDLTGMTDKPSNSLVVFLALTMVSLLPAIMLTCTSFTKILVVLGLTRNALGLQQTPNNQVLAGLALFLSLFIMAPVLGQINDDGVQPYLDGDKKTSEAFHDGMEPLRAFMLDNTGDDELMLLTSVADRELPENRDDVSTATLIPAFVLSELKDAFIIGFIIFIPFLVIDIVVSGALMSLGMMMMPPVMVSLPFKLLLFVMVDGWALVIKSLVASYGTG, encoded by the coding sequence ATGACGGCCCTGCGTCGGCTGATCATCCTCGTGGTGGGGACGATCGGCCTGGTCCTCCTTGCCCCGATGGCCGCGATGGCCGAACCCGTCGGCCCCGACGGACCCAACGGTCCGGCCGGCGGCGGATCCGTCCAGATCGACCTGACCGGCATGACGGACAAGCCCAGCAACAGCCTGGTCGTGTTCCTCGCCCTGACCATGGTCAGCCTGCTGCCGGCGATCATGCTGACCTGCACGAGCTTCACGAAGATCCTCGTCGTGCTGGGCCTGACCCGCAACGCGCTCGGCCTCCAGCAGACCCCGAACAACCAGGTGCTCGCCGGCCTCGCCCTGTTCCTGAGCCTGTTCATCATGGCGCCGGTGCTGGGGCAGATCAACGACGACGGCGTGCAGCCCTATCTCGATGGCGACAAGAAGACGTCCGAGGCGTTCCACGACGGAATGGAGCCGCTGCGGGCGTTCATGCTCGACAACACCGGCGACGACGAGCTGATGCTGCTGACCAGCGTCGCCGACCGCGAGCTCCCCGAGAACCGCGACGACGTCTCGACGGCCACCCTGATCCCGGCATTCGTGCTGTCCGAGCTCAAGGACGCGTTCATCATCGGGTTCATCATCTTCATCCCGTTCCTGGTGATCGACATCGTCGTCAGCGGCGCGTTGATGAGTCTCGGCATGATGATGATGCCGCCGGTGATGGTGTCGCTCCCGTTCAAACTGTTGCTGTTCGTGATGGTCGACGGCTGGGCCCTGGTCATCAAGTCCCTGGTCGCCTCCTACGGAACCGGTTAG
- a CDS encoding EscU/YscU/HrcU family type III secretion system export apparatus switch protein → MTGSEEKTEKPTPKRKKQAKKDGQVPRTPELGGWAALFVVTLAMGPLLDKELNAIRTMMSVHFRAIEDPSIPLALDLLADASQHVLLTLVILGSMVMVVGVVAALAQGGFYLSPKLVKPDFKKLDPIKGAKRAFGPHALWEGVKVLGKSSVVAFLAYGAVRAMMPLVGDVLPIETVLGLLADEVSHLILSVAVAGLAMAAADYAMMRRRIGKQTRMSHSEIKQEHKQAEGDPMIKSAIRSRQLAMARNRMMADVATADVLLVNPTHVAVALRYDPSRGAPRVVARGAGAIAAKIRERAAEERIPLVQDVTLARAIYRNCEVGQEIPRELWAAVAQVLAFVLSRRNAGQYGGKHRSPRRTEDVPEVLTAAGRRRAIST, encoded by the coding sequence ATGACAGGCAGCGAGGAGAAGACCGAGAAACCCACTCCGAAGCGCAAGAAGCAGGCGAAGAAGGACGGGCAGGTCCCCCGGACCCCAGAACTGGGCGGTTGGGCGGCGCTGTTCGTGGTGACCCTGGCGATGGGGCCCTTGCTGGACAAGGAACTCAACGCGATCCGGACGATGATGTCCGTCCACTTCCGCGCGATCGAGGACCCGTCGATCCCGCTGGCCCTGGACCTGCTCGCCGACGCATCTCAGCACGTCCTGCTGACCCTGGTGATCCTCGGCTCGATGGTGATGGTGGTCGGCGTCGTCGCTGCGCTCGCCCAGGGCGGCTTTTACCTCTCCCCCAAGCTGGTCAAGCCGGACTTCAAGAAGCTCGACCCGATCAAGGGCGCGAAACGGGCGTTCGGCCCGCACGCACTGTGGGAGGGCGTGAAGGTGCTCGGCAAGAGCAGCGTCGTCGCGTTCCTCGCCTACGGCGCCGTACGCGCGATGATGCCGCTGGTCGGCGACGTACTGCCGATCGAGACCGTGTTGGGCCTGCTCGCCGACGAGGTCTCGCACCTGATCCTCAGCGTCGCCGTGGCCGGTCTGGCCATGGCTGCCGCCGACTACGCGATGATGCGCCGCCGGATCGGCAAGCAGACCCGGATGAGCCACAGCGAGATCAAGCAGGAGCACAAGCAGGCCGAGGGCGACCCGATGATCAAGAGCGCGATCCGCAGCCGCCAGTTGGCGATGGCGCGCAACCGGATGATGGCCGATGTCGCCACCGCCGACGTACTCCTGGTGAACCCGACCCACGTGGCCGTCGCCCTGCGCTACGACCCGTCGCGAGGAGCGCCGCGGGTCGTCGCCCGGGGCGCCGGGGCGATCGCCGCGAAGATCCGCGAACGGGCCGCAGAGGAGCGCATCCCCCTCGTCCAGGACGTCACCCTGGCGCGCGCGATCTACCGCAACTGCGAGGTGGGCCAGGAGATCCCCCGCGAACTCTGGGCCGCGGTCGCGCAGGTGCTGGCCTTCGTCCTCAGTCGCCGCAACGCCGGTCAGTACGGCGGAAAGCACCGCTCCCCCCGTCGTACCGAGGACGTGCCCGAGGTCCTCACTGCGGCCGGGCGGCGGCGGGCGATCAGCACCTGA
- a CDS encoding YiiD C-terminal domain-containing protein: protein MSTTEEITAGLHGLIPIVAAMQVEIIEAEPNSAAARLPAAPNVNHFGTSYAGSLFTVAEVLGGVFARTSLAAEGGVPLVKRVEIDFLRPAMTDVVARVTLSDEEIARVLAEYAERGKSDFELLAEVTDEAGTVVARTRGVYQLRRF, encoded by the coding sequence ATGAGCACCACTGAGGAGATCACCGCAGGCCTGCACGGCCTGATCCCGATCGTCGCCGCCATGCAGGTCGAGATCATCGAGGCCGAGCCGAACTCGGCGGCCGCGCGGCTCCCTGCCGCACCGAACGTGAACCACTTCGGGACGTCGTACGCCGGATCGCTGTTCACCGTGGCCGAGGTGCTGGGTGGCGTCTTCGCCCGCACCTCGCTCGCTGCGGAGGGAGGCGTGCCCCTGGTCAAGCGGGTGGAGATCGACTTCCTGCGTCCCGCCATGACCGACGTCGTCGCCCGGGTCACCCTCAGTGACGAGGAGATCGCCCGTGTTCTTGCGGAGTACGCCGAACGCGGGAAGTCCGACTTCGAGCTCCTGGCCGAGGTCACCGACGAGGCCGGAACGGTCGTGGCGCGCACCCGCGGGGTCTATCAGCTGCGTCGCTTCTGA
- a CDS encoding PEP/pyruvate-binding domain-containing protein produces MIERLTADTAPELTRYGGKACGLVRLINAGLDVPEAWVIPAAVSLDTAQRQACLDHELTAWWADVEAQFPGSRWAVRSSAVAEDLEGASFAGVYETILGVENAEALLQAVKTCWHALEDTRAVSYLATQGMTSEAGIALVLQRMVEADVAGVMLTENPMRPFDDQIVINASWGLGEAVVSGRTDPDTIVLDRGTGEVVSTRIGAKELEIVWDGGIAERAVSVERSKESSLSEQDIANLHALAAQVGEALGQRRDLEWAIEDGRLRVLQDRPITGLPPRDPKEVWTRRFGDEYLADYMSPLGFDLMGPWLIGPNIDEVAVLQRRPEIVEIDKIRRHDGYAYLNGAYVLELVRGLPLDSREGPLAAWFDETFVERIRAVPFERRLLLNALRAPRRDRGRGPVKANILALARHSAAIDASLLPKRKQDYTALSREEWRRQYDEVQAFGEDHFRVIRWGMGHHGPLLQGVLSKLLTRWVGADADQQLQTLISGLPGTMTAAINRDLWDLALLARTESDVLEGLRSDRSYDDVRTRTAGAGFWAAFDAFLVQHGHRSASREVSAHRWHEQPDVVLGLIRAQVRPETPGTSPAEFEERAEARRLETEREVLVAVSKGPLGVVRRKALVHVLGQVQALTVYRENQRYHLDHILNHLHLLLLEQGRRFVERGLLLDQADVFLLTGDTFLAAIEGDVPGLAEDVEQSRQHRAKHEGRLPAAYLFDEVPTEGRVEAPMASADGSLVGFGASSGTVTGTVRSVASLSELSQVEEGDILVASNIDPGWTSVFPLLSGLITETGGILSHGAILAREYGIPTVTSLDGAIGLLPSGTRVTVDGTAGTVLVVE; encoded by the coding sequence GTGATCGAGCGTCTCACTGCTGACACGGCCCCCGAACTCACCCGGTACGGCGGCAAGGCCTGCGGCCTCGTCCGGCTGATCAACGCCGGGCTGGATGTCCCCGAGGCCTGGGTCATTCCGGCCGCGGTCTCCCTCGACACCGCCCAGCGCCAGGCCTGTCTGGACCACGAACTCACCGCGTGGTGGGCCGACGTCGAGGCACAGTTCCCCGGTAGCCGCTGGGCCGTGCGGTCCTCCGCTGTCGCCGAGGACCTCGAAGGCGCGTCCTTCGCGGGCGTCTACGAGACGATCCTCGGTGTCGAGAACGCCGAGGCCCTCCTGCAGGCCGTGAAGACCTGCTGGCACGCACTCGAGGACACCCGGGCGGTGAGCTACCTCGCCACGCAGGGCATGACCAGTGAGGCGGGCATCGCCCTGGTGCTGCAGCGGATGGTCGAGGCGGACGTCGCCGGCGTCATGCTGACCGAGAACCCGATGCGGCCGTTCGACGACCAGATCGTCATCAACGCCTCGTGGGGCCTGGGCGAGGCGGTCGTCTCCGGACGCACCGACCCCGACACCATCGTGCTCGACCGCGGGACCGGCGAGGTCGTCTCGACCCGGATCGGCGCCAAGGAGCTCGAGATCGTCTGGGACGGCGGGATCGCCGAGCGTGCGGTTTCGGTCGAGCGCAGCAAGGAGTCCAGCCTGAGCGAGCAGGACATCGCGAACCTGCACGCACTGGCCGCCCAGGTCGGCGAGGCCCTGGGCCAGCGCCGCGACCTGGAGTGGGCCATCGAGGACGGTCGGCTCCGGGTCCTGCAGGACCGGCCGATCACGGGTCTGCCGCCGCGCGACCCCAAGGAGGTGTGGACCCGTCGCTTCGGTGACGAGTACCTCGCCGACTACATGTCGCCCCTCGGCTTCGACCTGATGGGTCCGTGGCTGATCGGCCCGAACATCGACGAGGTCGCCGTCCTCCAGCGTCGGCCCGAGATCGTCGAGATCGACAAGATCCGTCGCCATGACGGGTACGCCTACCTCAACGGCGCGTACGTGCTCGAGCTCGTGCGCGGTCTGCCCCTCGACTCGCGCGAGGGCCCGCTGGCGGCGTGGTTCGACGAGACGTTCGTCGAGCGGATCCGTGCCGTGCCGTTCGAGCGGCGCCTGCTGCTGAACGCGCTGCGTGCCCCCAGGCGAGACAGGGGTCGTGGCCCGGTCAAGGCCAACATCCTTGCCCTCGCGCGGCACAGTGCGGCCATCGACGCCAGCCTGCTGCCGAAGCGCAAGCAGGACTACACCGCGCTGAGCCGGGAGGAATGGCGTCGCCAGTACGACGAGGTCCAGGCCTTCGGCGAGGACCACTTCCGGGTGATCCGCTGGGGCATGGGCCACCACGGGCCGCTCCTCCAGGGCGTGCTCTCGAAGCTGCTGACCAGATGGGTCGGAGCCGACGCCGACCAGCAACTGCAGACACTCATCAGTGGTCTGCCCGGCACGATGACGGCTGCGATCAACCGCGACCTCTGGGACCTGGCGCTGCTCGCCCGCACCGAGTCCGACGTGCTCGAAGGCCTGCGGAGTGACCGGTCGTACGACGACGTGCGCACCCGCACCGCCGGCGCGGGCTTCTGGGCCGCGTTCGATGCCTTCCTCGTGCAGCACGGGCACCGCTCCGCGAGCCGCGAGGTGTCGGCGCACCGCTGGCACGAGCAGCCCGACGTCGTCCTCGGCCTGATCCGGGCGCAGGTACGGCCGGAGACCCCGGGTACCAGCCCCGCCGAGTTCGAGGAGCGCGCCGAGGCGCGTCGTCTGGAGACCGAGCGCGAGGTGCTCGTCGCTGTCAGCAAGGGCCCCCTGGGCGTCGTACGACGCAAGGCACTCGTGCACGTCCTCGGACAGGTGCAGGCCCTCACGGTCTACCGCGAGAACCAGCGCTATCACCTGGACCACATCCTCAACCACCTCCACCTGTTGCTGCTCGAACAGGGGCGCCGCTTCGTCGAGCGTGGTCTGCTGCTGGACCAGGCGGACGTCTTCCTGCTGACCGGGGACACCTTCCTTGCGGCGATCGAGGGCGACGTACCCGGACTGGCTGAGGACGTCGAGCAGTCCCGCCAGCACCGTGCGAAGCACGAGGGCCGGCTCCCGGCGGCGTACCTCTTCGACGAGGTGCCGACCGAGGGCCGGGTCGAGGCTCCGATGGCATCCGCCGACGGTTCGCTGGTCGGCTTCGGTGCCTCCTCCGGGACGGTCACCGGCACCGTCCGGTCGGTCGCGTCGCTGTCCGAGCTCTCGCAGGTCGAGGAGGGCGACATCCTCGTCGCCTCCAACATCGACCCGGGCTGGACCAGCGTGTTCCCGCTGCTGTCCGGCCTGATCACCGAGACGGGCGGCATCTTGTCGCACGGCGCGATCCTGGCCCGGGAGTACGGCATCCCGACGGTCACCAGTCTCGACGGCGCGATCGGCCTGTTGCCCAGCGGCACGCGGGTCACCGTGGACGGCACGGCGGGCACGGTGCTGGTCGTCGAGTGA